A genomic segment from Phragmites australis chromosome 6, lpPhrAust1.1, whole genome shotgun sequence encodes:
- the LOC133921623 gene encoding uncharacterized protein LOC133921623: MAGATPIPAQTSHVSARARPIPPGLVPVAVLLAAAIGLLALLPSLAQAVWEVPHLFLLGLVISYGVFVHKSADADGNDNGAKEGSLAWNSRYHPEDALVVVTDHAAPSDDCQERARERPLSLPVRRLRPAAQESETGNASDGIGEETDSSASSSGFWAGARAAPSPPSVLDADLGLSPSSEPQSPPFFVHSTNKSRRSNAATPSTMSRGLQCYHHSMPGDQPLSDDGEVTDWDEEADGSDEMTVPSERSFRGDFSICANDGNDHSDGDSSADEELLKLATKAAAAEGEDEVDKKADEFIAKFREQIRLQKL; encoded by the coding sequence ATGGCCGGCGCAACCCCAATCCCCGCGCAAACCAGCCATGTCTCTGCGAGGGCGAGGCCAATCCCTCCTGGCCTCGTGCCCGTGGCCGTGCtgctcgccgccgccatcggCCTTCTCGCCCTGCTGCCTTCCCTGGCTCAGGCTGTGTGGGAGGTGCcccacctcttcctcctcggcctcgtcatctcctacggCGTTTTCGTCCACAAGAGCGCCGACGCCGACGGCAATGACAATGGAGCCAAGGAGGGCTCCCTGGCGTGGAACTCCCGGTACCACCCCGAGGACGCCCTCGTCGTGGTCACCGATCACGCGGCGCCAAGTGACGACTGCCAGGAACGCGCAAGGGAGAGGCCGCTTTCCTTGCCTGTGCGGAGGCTGAGGCCGGCGGCGCAAGAATCCGAAACCGGCAATGCCAGCGATGGAATTGGTGAAGAGACGGACAGCTCTGCGTCCTCGTCAGGGTTCTGGGCCGGTGCGCGCGCCGCCCCTTCGCCGCCATCTGTTCTTGACGCTGACTTGGGTCTTTCTCCAAGCTCAGAGCCACAGTCTCCGCCGTTCTTCGTCCACAGCACCAACAAGTCCCGTCGGTCCAACGCCGCGACGCCGTCCACCATGTCCAGGGGCCTCCAATGTTACCATCATTCGATGCCCGGCGACCAACCGTTAAGCGACGACGGCGAGGTCACCGACTGGGATGAGGAGGCTGACGGGTCGGATGAGATGACCGTGCCGTCAGAGAGGTCGTTCCGTGGCGACTTCAGTATTTGTGCCAATGACGGCAATGATCACAGTGACGGTGACTCGTCTGCTGACGAAGAGCTTCTCAAGCTGGCGACGAaggctgcggcggcggagggggaggaCGAGGTGGACAAG